A window from Anaeromyxobacter sp. encodes these proteins:
- the nuoK gene encoding NADH-quinone oxidoreductase subunit NuoK — MVPLNWYLLLAACLFGIGLVGVLVKRNALIVMMCVELMLNAANLTFLAFARQSGDIGGHAIAFFVIAVAAAEAAVGLAIIIAVFRTRGTVNMDEVRELREEA; from the coding sequence ATGGTCCCGCTCAACTGGTACCTCTTGCTGGCGGCCTGCCTCTTCGGCATCGGGCTGGTGGGCGTGCTGGTGAAGCGCAACGCCCTGATCGTCATGATGTGCGTCGAGCTGATGCTCAACGCCGCCAACCTCACCTTCCTGGCCTTCGCCCGCCAGTCCGGCGACATCGGCGGGCACGCCATCGCCTTCTTCGTCATCGCGGTGGCGGCGGCCGAGGCCGCGGTGGGCCTGGCCATCATCATCGCGGTGTTCCGCACCCGCGGCACCGTCAACATGGACGAGGTGCGGGAGCTGCGCGAGGAGGCCTGA
- a CDS encoding amidophosphoribosyltransferase: MGYDAVYDKLKDECGVFGIWALGHLEEAANFTYLGLHALQHRGQESAGIVSTDGETLHVHHGMGLVADVFNPEIIARLKGGTAIGHVRYSTTGASHLKNAQPIAVQYAGGAVAVAHNGNLVNADVLRLELEAQGSIFTASTDTEVIVHLIAKARQHGPPNSAEQLVSAVRQAMSRVAGAYSVLFLSPKAMVGVRDPMGFRPLVLGRLKGQWVLASETTALDLIEAEYVREVEPGELVVVDGDGLRSERLFPDQPKARRLGRCVFEHIYFARPDSVLFGKSVYQARSSFGRQLAIEHPVPADIVIPVPDSGVPAAIGYAEQSGIPFVMGLVRSHYVGRTFIEPSQSIRHFGVKLKLNALKDVLKGQRVVVVDDSIVRGTTSRKIVKMIRAAGAAEVHLRISSPPTSWPCYYGIDTPTRQELIASSHDELQIATYVTADTLGYLSRDGLYAALGEERSTFCDACFSGEYLIDFPTKSEVTRGLRVVGT, from the coding sequence ATGGGGTACGACGCGGTCTACGACAAGCTGAAGGACGAGTGCGGAGTCTTCGGGATCTGGGCCCTGGGCCACCTCGAGGAAGCCGCCAACTTCACCTACCTGGGGCTGCACGCCCTGCAGCACCGCGGCCAGGAGTCGGCCGGCATCGTCTCCACCGACGGGGAGACGCTGCACGTCCACCACGGCATGGGGCTGGTGGCCGACGTCTTCAACCCGGAGATCATCGCCCGGCTCAAGGGCGGCACGGCCATCGGCCACGTCCGCTACTCCACCACCGGCGCCAGCCACCTCAAGAACGCCCAGCCCATCGCCGTGCAGTACGCCGGCGGGGCGGTGGCGGTGGCCCACAACGGCAACCTGGTGAACGCCGACGTGCTCAGGCTGGAGCTGGAGGCGCAGGGCTCCATCTTCACGGCCTCCACCGACACCGAGGTCATCGTCCACCTCATCGCCAAGGCCAGGCAACACGGCCCGCCCAACTCGGCCGAGCAGCTGGTCAGCGCGGTGCGCCAGGCCATGTCGCGGGTGGCCGGGGCCTACTCGGTGCTCTTCCTCTCGCCCAAGGCCATGGTGGGGGTGCGCGACCCCATGGGCTTCCGCCCGCTGGTGCTGGGGCGCCTCAAGGGCCAGTGGGTGCTGGCCTCGGAGACCACCGCCCTCGACCTCATCGAGGCCGAGTACGTGCGCGAGGTGGAGCCGGGGGAGCTGGTGGTGGTGGACGGCGACGGGCTGCGCAGCGAGCGGCTCTTCCCCGACCAGCCCAAGGCCAGGCGGCTCGGCCGCTGCGTCTTCGAGCACATCTACTTCGCCCGGCCCGACTCGGTGCTCTTCGGCAAGTCGGTCTACCAGGCGCGCTCCTCCTTCGGGCGGCAGCTGGCCATCGAGCACCCGGTGCCGGCCGACATCGTCATCCCGGTGCCCGACTCGGGCGTGCCCGCCGCCATCGGCTACGCCGAGCAGAGCGGCATCCCCTTCGTCATGGGGCTGGTGCGCAGCCACTACGTGGGGCGCACCTTCATCGAGCCGTCGCAGTCCATCCGCCACTTCGGCGTCAAGCTGAAGCTCAACGCCCTGAAGGACGTGCTCAAGGGCCAGCGGGTGGTGGTGGTGGACGACTCCATCGTGCGCGGCACCACCAGCCGCAAGATCGTGAAGATGATCCGGGCCGCCGGCGCCGCCGAGGTGCACCTGCGCATCTCCTCGCCGCCCACCTCCTGGCCCTGCTACTACGGCATCGACACGCCGACGCGCCAGGAGCTCATCGCCTCGTCGCACGACGAGCTGCAGATCGCCACCTACGTCACGGCCGACACGCTCGGCTACCTGTCGCGCGACGGGCTCTACGCCGCGCTCGGCGAGGAGCGCTCCACCTTCTGCGACGCCTGCTTCTCCGGCGAGTACCTCATCGACTTCCCCACGAAGTCGGAGGTCACCCGCGGGCTGCGCGTCGTCGGGACCTGA
- a CDS encoding NADH-quinone oxidoreductase subunit J, with protein MSVTAEQVTFVVFAVPLLVTAVMVVTAKSPMYAAMSLVAAFFFLAGIYVLLSAHLIAFMQILVYAGAVMVLFLFVIMLLSLGHEHLEKERQKAMQVLGSIGAIVMVTLIASATQEVAGAEMAVVPLDFGTVKAVGRALFTSYLLPFEATSILLLVAIVGAVVVAKEKI; from the coding sequence ATGAGCGTCACCGCCGAGCAGGTCACCTTCGTCGTCTTCGCGGTGCCGCTGCTGGTCACCGCCGTCATGGTGGTCACCGCCAAGAGCCCCATGTACGCGGCCATGAGCCTGGTGGCGGCCTTCTTCTTCCTGGCCGGCATCTACGTGCTGCTCTCGGCCCACCTCATCGCCTTCATGCAGATCCTGGTGTACGCCGGCGCCGTCATGGTGCTCTTCCTCTTCGTGATCATGCTGCTCAGCCTGGGGCACGAGCACCTGGAGAAGGAGCGGCAGAAGGCCATGCAGGTGCTCGGCTCGATTGGCGCCATCGTCATGGTGACCCTGATCGCCAGCGCCACCCAGGAGGTGGCGGGCGCCGAGATGGCGGTGGTCCCGCTCGACTTCGGCACCGTCAAGGCGGTGGGGCGCGCCCTCTTCACCAGCTACCTGCTCCCCTTCGAGGCCACCTCGATCCTGCTGCTGGTCGCCATCGTGGGCGCGGTGGTGGTGGCCAAGGAGAAGATCTAG
- a CDS encoding HU family DNA-binding protein: protein MTQAQFFQAVAEAAGVSKVQAKAVFTAVEEVVMKRLKAEGKIPLGGLGAVKLVDRKARIGRNPATGEQIKIAAKTVVKIAPAKAMKDAFNKKAKK from the coding sequence ATGACGCAGGCCCAGTTCTTCCAGGCGGTCGCCGAGGCGGCCGGTGTTTCCAAGGTGCAGGCCAAGGCAGTCTTCACGGCGGTCGAAGAGGTCGTGATGAAGCGCCTCAAGGCCGAGGGCAAGATCCCGCTCGGCGGTCTCGGCGCGGTCAAGCTCGTGGACCGCAAGGCCCGCATCGGCCGCAATCCGGCCACCGGCGAGCAGATCAAGATCGCCGCCAAGACCGTGGTGAAGATCGCCCCGGCGAAGGCCATGAAGGACGCCTTCAACAAGAAGGCCAAGAAGTAG
- a CDS encoding PilZ domain-containing protein: MHTDVLNPRRAPRVPQRCSVEIRDRFAAWKAETEDLGPLGCQLVTPRLAAPGRELQLEIRCEAIGRTIRATGTVVWLRSQEPSRLGIQFQPGRTEAGWFDVLVKADPTAASTVKRIPERLSRAASLYLGDPPRFLGDFSAEEVAVLKRIGTGITVAGLAHQLGSAFERVRGATFALVTRRFLVLSPLEAVAPDRWSAVLLGAEKALAAEGIALPAPTPPGPMGAAGRTAAAQALYDEGINHLTAGRIEVAVARLREAKHLAPADAMITGALERLAPWAS; this comes from the coding sequence TTGCACACCGACGTCCTCAACCCGCGCCGCGCTCCGCGGGTGCCTCAGCGCTGCTCCGTCGAGATCCGGGACCGCTTCGCGGCCTGGAAGGCGGAGACCGAGGACCTCGGCCCGCTGGGGTGCCAGCTCGTCACCCCGCGCCTGGCCGCCCCCGGGCGCGAGCTCCAGCTCGAGATCCGCTGCGAGGCCATCGGCCGGACCATCCGGGCCACCGGCACCGTGGTCTGGCTGCGCTCCCAGGAGCCCTCCCGCCTCGGCATCCAGTTCCAGCCCGGCCGCACAGAGGCCGGCTGGTTCGACGTGCTGGTGAAGGCCGACCCCACGGCCGCCAGCACCGTGAAGCGCATCCCGGAGCGGCTCTCGCGCGCCGCCTCGCTCTACCTGGGCGACCCGCCGCGCTTCCTCGGTGACTTCTCCGCCGAGGAGGTGGCGGTGCTCAAGCGCATCGGCACCGGCATCACCGTGGCCGGCCTGGCGCACCAGCTCGGCAGCGCCTTCGAGCGGGTGCGCGGCGCCACCTTCGCCCTGGTGACCCGCCGCTTCCTGGTGCTCTCGCCCCTCGAGGCGGTGGCGCCGGATCGCTGGAGCGCGGTGCTCCTCGGCGCCGAGAAGGCGCTCGCCGCCGAGGGCATCGCCCTCCCCGCCCCCACCCCGCCCGGCCCCATGGGCGCGGCCGGCCGCACCGCGGCGGCCCAGGCGCTCTACGACGAGGGGATCAACCACCTCACCGCCGGCCGCATCGAGGTGGCGGTGGCGCGGCTGCGCGAGGCCAAGCACCTGGCCCCGGCCGACGCCATGATCACCGGCGCGCTGGAGCGGCTGGCGCCCTGGGCGTCCTAG
- a CDS encoding neutral/alkaline non-lysosomal ceramidase N-terminal domain-containing protein, translated as MVAIVLISFGILSIPWRGHRPDEPPRLTLAGGSAGPLSAGVASRPLDPGPDPTIGGFPRFRWRAEGVRDPLSARALVLSAPGVSVALVSAELLLVPGALARAVRAQVADLGLDAVVVGATHTHAGLGGYWDSLPGELGATGPYQPETFERLVAALAGVVRDAHAARGPAALAVARGEAGALVRNRTGAEVDGRLLSLRFARPDGAPLAELVSFTAHPTLLGSRNRLLSGDWVARVLAEAPHGTRLFFQGPIGDQSVRLPPALAAAEAGVAGPRVPGGAGGAAAPVAPPVSISVADARADAAAPVDTYGRAVAAALTGLPAEPTQVAPRLGVAAAAVGLPDTRLGAVPAFLEPATRTLLGGLFPDQGGATAVSLGDTVLVFTPSEPVEGVARAWRAAVGPAVRVELFSLADDYVGYVDTAARFTVGDGEARRSYYGPALADRLQGAVVAAARAARGAADGAPEGAAAPGGATGSMGPAGATGSAGAAAAGAAGQPAR; from the coding sequence ATGGTCGCCATCGTGCTGATCTCGTTCGGGATCCTGTCGATCCCGTGGCGCGGCCACCGGCCCGACGAGCCCCCGCGGCTGACCCTGGCCGGCGGCAGCGCCGGCCCGCTCTCGGCCGGGGTGGCCTCGCGGCCGCTCGACCCCGGCCCCGATCCCACCATCGGCGGCTTCCCCCGCTTCCGCTGGCGGGCCGAGGGGGTGCGCGACCCGCTCTCGGCCCGGGCGCTGGTGCTGTCGGCCCCGGGCGTGTCGGTGGCGCTGGTCTCGGCCGAGCTCCTGCTGGTGCCCGGGGCGCTGGCGCGGGCGGTGCGGGCCCAGGTGGCCGACCTGGGGCTGGACGCCGTGGTGGTGGGGGCCACCCACACCCACGCCGGGCTGGGCGGCTACTGGGACTCGCTGCCCGGCGAGCTCGGGGCCACCGGGCCCTACCAGCCGGAGACCTTCGAGCGCCTGGTGGCGGCGCTGGCCGGGGTGGTGCGGGACGCCCACGCGGCGCGCGGGCCGGCGGCGCTGGCGGTGGCCCGCGGCGAGGCCGGGGCGCTGGTGCGCAACCGGACCGGCGCCGAGGTGGACGGGCGGCTGCTCTCGCTGCGCTTCGCCCGGCCCGACGGCGCGCCGCTGGCCGAGCTGGTCTCCTTCACCGCCCACCCCACCCTGCTCGGCAGCCGCAACCGCCTGCTCTCGGGCGACTGGGTGGCGCGGGTGCTGGCCGAGGCGCCGCACGGCACGCGCCTCTTCTTCCAGGGGCCCATCGGCGACCAGTCGGTGCGCCTGCCCCCGGCGCTGGCCGCGGCGGAGGCCGGGGTGGCCGGGCCACGGGTCCCGGGCGGCGCCGGCGGGGCCGCGGCGCCGGTGGCGCCGCCGGTCTCGATCTCGGTCGCCGACGCCCGCGCCGACGCGGCGGCCCCGGTGGACACCTACGGCCGCGCGGTGGCGGCGGCGCTGACCGGCCTGCCGGCGGAGCCCACCCAGGTGGCCCCCCGCCTCGGCGTGGCGGCCGCCGCGGTGGGGCTGCCGGACACCCGGCTCGGCGCGGTGCCGGCCTTCCTCGAGCCGGCCACCCGGACCCTGCTCGGCGGGCTCTTCCCGGACCAGGGCGGCGCCACGGCGGTGTCCCTCGGCGACACGGTGCTGGTCTTCACGCCCTCGGAGCCGGTGGAGGGCGTGGCCCGGGCCTGGCGCGCCGCGGTGGGGCCGGCGGTGCGGGTGGAGCTGTTCTCGCTGGCCGACGACTACGTGGGCTACGTGGACACCGCCGCCCGGTTCACCGTGGGTGACGGCGAGGCGCGCCGCAGCTACTACGGACCGGCGCTGGCGGACCGCCTGCAGGGCGCGGTGGTGGCGGCGGCCCGGGCGGCGCGGGGCGCGGCGGACGGCGCGCCGGAGGGTGCCGCGGCGCCGGGCGGCGCGACCGGGTCCATGGGGCCGGCGGGTGCCACCGGCTCGGCGGGTGCGGCGGCGGCCGGCGCCGCCGGCCAGCCGGCGCGCTGA
- the nuoF gene encoding NADH-quinone oxidoreductase subunit NuoF has product MSETLILSARWAKPGSATLESYRADGGYAALDKALGMEPSAIVDEVKKSNLRGRGGAGFATGLKWTFLPKDIRPRYLTVNADESEPGTFKDRYIMELDPHMLLEGIALTCYALDIHLAYIYIRGEFAKQARALETAIAEARAAGVIGSKLLGKKDFPLEIHVHRGAGAYICGEESALLESLEGKKGYPRLKPPFPAIVGLWGKPTIINNVETIANVPWIVQHGGEAFAALGVGKSGGTRLFGVSGHVNRPGVYEKPVAYNLKQLIMEDAGGVLGGRALKAVIPGGSSAPVLAAHEIDISMEFDAVKAAGSMSGSGGVIVFDESACMVRALARLAKFYAEESCGQCTPCREGTNWMEGMLERIEAGHAVAADVARLEQVANSIAGNTICALGDAAAMPVQSFIKKFKPEFLAHVELRRCPCGDDGWGLTQEPRDAVAGPMRYAR; this is encoded by the coding sequence GTGAGCGAGACGCTCATCCTCTCCGCGCGCTGGGCCAAGCCCGGCAGCGCCACGCTGGAGAGCTACCGGGCCGACGGCGGCTACGCCGCGCTCGACAAGGCCCTGGGCATGGAGCCCTCGGCCATCGTCGACGAGGTGAAGAAGTCCAACCTGCGCGGCCGCGGCGGCGCCGGCTTCGCCACCGGCCTCAAGTGGACCTTCCTCCCGAAGGACATCCGCCCCCGCTACCTGACCGTCAACGCCGACGAGTCGGAGCCCGGCACCTTCAAGGACCGCTACATCATGGAGCTGGATCCCCACATGCTGCTCGAGGGGATCGCGCTCACCTGCTACGCGCTCGACATCCACCTGGCCTACATCTACATCCGCGGCGAGTTCGCCAAGCAGGCGCGCGCCCTGGAGACGGCCATCGCCGAGGCCCGGGCGGCCGGCGTCATCGGGTCGAAGCTGCTGGGCAAGAAGGACTTCCCGCTCGAGATCCACGTGCACCGCGGCGCCGGCGCCTACATCTGCGGCGAGGAGTCGGCGCTGCTCGAGTCCCTGGAGGGCAAGAAGGGCTACCCGCGCCTCAAGCCCCCGTTCCCGGCCATCGTCGGCCTGTGGGGCAAGCCCACCATCATCAACAACGTCGAGACCATCGCCAACGTCCCCTGGATCGTGCAGCACGGCGGCGAGGCCTTCGCGGCCCTGGGGGTGGGCAAGTCCGGCGGCACGCGGCTCTTCGGCGTCTCCGGGCACGTCAACCGGCCCGGCGTCTACGAGAAGCCGGTGGCCTACAACCTGAAGCAGCTCATCATGGAGGACGCCGGCGGCGTGCTGGGCGGCCGCGCGCTCAAGGCGGTCATCCCGGGCGGCTCCTCGGCCCCGGTGCTGGCGGCCCACGAGATCGACATCTCCATGGAGTTCGACGCGGTCAAGGCGGCCGGGTCGATGTCCGGCTCGGGCGGCGTCATCGTCTTCGACGAGTCGGCCTGCATGGTCCGGGCGCTGGCCCGCCTGGCCAAGTTCTACGCCGAGGAGTCCTGCGGGCAGTGCACCCCCTGCCGCGAGGGCACCAACTGGATGGAGGGCATGCTGGAGCGCATCGAGGCCGGCCACGCGGTGGCCGCCGACGTGGCGCGCCTCGAGCAGGTGGCCAACTCCATCGCCGGCAACACCATCTGCGCCCTGGGCGACGCCGCCGCCATGCCGGTCCAGTCCTTCATCAAGAAGTTCAAGCCGGAGTTCCTGGCGCACGTGGAGCTCAGGCGCTGCCCCTGCGGCGACGACGGCTGGGGCCTCACCCAGGAGCCCCGCGACGCCGTCGCCGGGCCGATGAGGTACGCGCGATGA
- a CDS encoding DUF2752 domain-containing protein — protein sequence MPGARPAARTFGHPEVFALIAALSFLVARFLPVLSLPFTCPSKGLFGLPCATCGMTHAFVALAHGDLGGALAASPLGAALAAAAWLYALADAARLAAGRPFPSLPPRLLRAAAALGAVALLTNWAWLLARQA from the coding sequence ATGCCGGGCGCCCGCCCCGCCGCCCGGACCTTCGGCCACCCGGAGGTCTTCGCCCTCATCGCGGCGCTCTCCTTCCTGGTGGCGCGCTTCCTCCCGGTCCTCTCGCTGCCCTTCACCTGCCCGTCGAAGGGGCTCTTCGGCCTCCCCTGCGCCACCTGCGGCATGACCCACGCCTTCGTGGCGCTGGCGCACGGCGACCTCGGCGGCGCCCTGGCCGCCAGCCCACTGGGCGCCGCCCTGGCCGCGGCCGCCTGGCTCTACGCCCTGGCCGACGCCGCCCGGCTGGCCGCCGGCCGGCCCTTCCCCTCCCTCCCGCCGCGCCTGCTGCGCGCCGCCGCCGCGCTCGGCGCGGTGGCCCTGCTGACCAACTGGGCCTGGCTCCTGGCCCGCCAGGCCTGA
- a CDS encoding thioesterase family protein, which yields MEHFTRSFIVRWADCDANGHLRNTCYSEYAIEVRMAFLAQHGFGLPEFRAAGVGPVLLREEIDYLRECHMGEELTVDFSVMGLSPDDSRFKIVHQVLKPGGKRAARLVVHGGWLDLATRRLVPPPPALKVVWDQVERAQPFEVLPPLGSK from the coding sequence GTGGAGCACTTCACCCGCAGCTTCATCGTCCGCTGGGCCGACTGCGACGCCAACGGCCACCTGCGCAACACCTGCTACAGCGAGTACGCCATCGAGGTCCGCATGGCCTTCCTGGCGCAGCACGGCTTCGGCCTGCCGGAGTTCCGCGCCGCCGGCGTGGGGCCGGTGCTGCTGCGGGAGGAGATCGACTACCTGCGCGAGTGCCACATGGGCGAGGAGCTCACGGTGGACTTCAGCGTCATGGGCCTCTCCCCGGACGACAGCCGCTTCAAGATCGTCCACCAGGTGCTGAAGCCGGGCGGCAAGCGGGCCGCCCGCCTGGTGGTGCACGGCGGCTGGCTGGATCTCGCCACCCGACGCCTGGTGCCGCCGCCGCCCGCGCTCAAGGTGGTGTGGGACCAGGTGGAGCGGGCCCAGCCGTTCGAGGTGCTGCCGCCGCTCGGGTCGAAGTAG
- a CDS encoding YIP1 family protein — MIARCARCQGTFTTDRFGVQTCPNCGSELHLADPAAAAGQPPAAPPAPAGPPPAGPPPAGASLPPLGEPAWGAPPPPPSGPAGAVEPPSPPVPPAGGWGLPPPPPFGGPPPGPPPGGWGGAPPPGSFGGAPPPGSFGAPPAYGPPGGSGGFGGYGGPGGYGPPPGGPPPGWELPAPFAERATRGFFPAFFETWKLVATRPADLFRRVRIDQSGSAVLFGVLAASVGSMAAATYGYFSAAGSLAAMQDLMANLPEEQTRFLQLFAQGVSGGATLAQIALAPLFALLGIYLTAGVLHLLLLLFKAAPRGFDATLTVVGYATGLQLLLAVPGCGGLLALVWYLVALIIGLGEAQRCGPGKAAAAVFTPVLLGCLCCCGVAGVSGAGLLEALKQGTKTVTGQGVDL, encoded by the coding sequence ATGATCGCCCGCTGCGCCCGCTGCCAGGGCACCTTCACCACCGACCGGTTCGGCGTCCAGACCTGCCCGAACTGCGGGTCGGAGCTGCACCTCGCCGATCCCGCCGCCGCCGCTGGCCAGCCGCCCGCCGCGCCTCCCGCACCCGCAGGGCCGCCGCCTGCGGGGCCACCGCCCGCCGGGGCCAGCCTGCCGCCGCTCGGGGAGCCGGCCTGGGGCGCCCCGCCGCCGCCGCCCAGTGGCCCGGCCGGCGCGGTGGAGCCGCCGTCGCCCCCGGTCCCGCCCGCCGGCGGGTGGGGCCTCCCGCCCCCGCCGCCGTTCGGTGGTCCGCCGCCCGGTCCGCCGCCCGGCGGCTGGGGAGGTGCGCCGCCCCCGGGCAGCTTCGGCGGTGCGCCGCCCCCCGGCAGCTTCGGCGCCCCGCCGGCCTACGGCCCGCCTGGTGGCTCCGGTGGATTTGGCGGGTACGGCGGCCCCGGCGGCTACGGCCCGCCCCCCGGCGGTCCGCCGCCCGGCTGGGAGCTGCCGGCGCCCTTCGCCGAGCGCGCCACCCGCGGCTTCTTCCCGGCCTTCTTCGAGACCTGGAAGCTGGTGGCCACGCGGCCTGCAGACCTCTTCCGGCGGGTCCGCATCGACCAGAGCGGCTCGGCGGTGCTCTTCGGCGTGCTGGCGGCCAGCGTCGGGTCGATGGCGGCGGCCACCTACGGCTACTTCTCCGCGGCCGGCTCGCTGGCGGCCATGCAGGACCTGATGGCCAACCTGCCGGAGGAGCAGACCCGCTTCCTGCAGCTCTTCGCCCAGGGCGTCTCGGGCGGCGCCACGCTGGCCCAGATCGCCCTGGCGCCGCTCTTCGCGCTGCTCGGCATCTACCTCACCGCCGGCGTCCTCCACCTGCTGCTGCTGCTCTTCAAGGCGGCGCCGCGCGGCTTCGACGCCACCCTCACGGTGGTGGGCTACGCCACCGGGCTGCAGCTCCTGCTGGCGGTGCCGGGCTGCGGCGGCCTGCTGGCCCTGGTCTGGTACCTGGTGGCGCTCATCATCGGCCTCGGCGAGGCGCAGCGCTGCGGGCCGGGCAAGGCGGCGGCGGCGGTCTTCACGCCGGTGCTGCTGGGCTGCCTGTGCTGCTGCGGCGTGGCCGGCGTGAGCGGGGCCGGGCTGCTGGAGGCCCTCAAGCAGGGCACCAAGACGGTCACCGGCCAGGGGGTCGACCTCTGA
- a CDS encoding NAD(P)H-dependent oxidoreductase subunit E, whose translation MTNQAGGVEGLPREKVEQFDRELAEILKRYPPDRKASAMIPALRIGQTLFGYVSPAVQALAADRLGTSPSRAEEVATFYVMLETHPFGKHLVEVCTSVSCSLTGGDRLYAYLKQKLALAGAGNTPDGRFTLREAECLGSCGTSPAMLVDEEMHEQLTPKKVDAILGGLT comes from the coding sequence ATGACCAACCAAGCAGGTGGTGTCGAGGGGTTGCCGCGAGAGAAGGTCGAGCAGTTCGACCGCGAGCTCGCCGAGATCCTCAAGCGGTACCCGCCGGACCGGAAGGCCTCGGCGATGATCCCGGCGCTGCGCATCGGTCAGACCCTCTTCGGTTACGTCTCTCCGGCCGTCCAGGCCCTGGCCGCAGACCGGCTGGGGACCTCCCCGTCCCGCGCGGAGGAGGTCGCCACCTTCTACGTGATGCTGGAGACGCACCCGTTCGGGAAGCACCTGGTCGAGGTGTGCACCAGCGTGTCCTGCTCGCTCACGGGCGGCGACCGGCTCTACGCCTACCTGAAGCAGAAGCTGGCGCTGGCCGGGGCGGGCAACACCCCGGACGGCCGCTTCACGCTGCGCGAGGCCGAGTGCCTCGGCTCCTGCGGCACCTCCCCGGCCATGCTGGTGGACGAGGAGATGCACGAGCAGCTCACGCCCAAGAAGGTCGACGCCATCCTCGGGGGTCTCACGTGA
- a CDS encoding response regulator, with the protein MTPGQEKRGEPRVPLVLRVEYPGQHHGVRDTTENLSAAGLFIRTERALAVGERLPLQVSFPGLLAPVTVEVEVVRVRLPSPEGPGGVAVKVPDDRTADRATLARLAEKAGGGAGPADLSGRVFHILVVEANPHVVEMYEYALRKLRTPTGAVEVEVRFARTGQEALVQLALAPADLVMCELNLPVLDGFALVERLRADPALAPVPVLAISTGGPEVRQRALDLGVDVYLQKPVQFADVIGTVLALLRLAS; encoded by the coding sequence ATGACTCCCGGCCAAGAGAAGCGAGGCGAACCCCGCGTACCGCTGGTGCTTCGGGTCGAGTACCCCGGCCAGCACCACGGGGTGCGCGACACCACGGAGAACCTGTCGGCCGCCGGCCTGTTCATCCGGACCGAGCGCGCCCTGGCGGTGGGGGAGCGCCTGCCCCTCCAGGTCAGCTTCCCCGGGCTGCTGGCCCCGGTGACCGTCGAGGTGGAGGTGGTGCGGGTGCGCCTCCCCAGCCCCGAGGGGCCCGGTGGCGTGGCCGTGAAGGTGCCCGACGACCGGACCGCCGACCGGGCCACCCTGGCCCGCCTGGCGGAGAAGGCCGGCGGCGGCGCGGGGCCGGCGGACCTTTCGGGGCGTGTCTTCCACATCCTGGTGGTGGAGGCCAACCCGCACGTCGTCGAGATGTACGAGTACGCGCTGCGCAAGCTGCGCACCCCGACCGGCGCGGTGGAGGTGGAGGTCCGCTTCGCCCGGACCGGGCAGGAGGCGCTGGTGCAGCTGGCGCTGGCGCCCGCCGACCTCGTCATGTGCGAGCTCAACCTGCCGGTGCTCGACGGCTTCGCGCTGGTGGAGCGGCTGCGCGCCGACCCGGCGCTGGCGCCGGTGCCGGTGCTGGCCATCAGCACCGGCGGCCCCGAGGTGCGGCAGCGCGCCCTCGACCTGGGCGTCGACGTCTACCTGCAGAAGCCGGTGCAGTTCGCCGACGTCATCGGCACGGTGCTGGCGCTGCTGCGCCTGGCCAGCTGA
- a CDS encoding glycerol-3-phosphate acyltransferase, translating into MTDAVLGPVLVVLGYLSGSVPYGYVLPKLVKGVDVRTIGSGNIGATNAARAGGRTMGVVVFVLDVLKAMVPVVVAQWVMAGSARADVWVMATAIAAFAGHLFPVWLGFQGGKGVATGLGVFAVLAPWAAAAGFAAWILVYATIRISSVGSLLGTLVCAAGVFALRGPLSPITWAGVAVAAMIWWRHRENIGRLLRGEEKPKPKKVKAP; encoded by the coding sequence ATGACCGACGCCGTCCTCGGCCCCGTCCTCGTCGTCCTCGGCTACCTCTCCGGCTCGGTGCCCTACGGCTACGTCCTGCCCAAGCTCGTGAAGGGCGTGGACGTGCGCACCATCGGCTCCGGCAACATCGGCGCCACCAACGCGGCCAGGGCCGGCGGCCGGACCATGGGGGTGGTGGTCTTCGTGCTCGACGTGCTGAAGGCCATGGTGCCGGTGGTGGTGGCGCAGTGGGTCATGGCCGGCAGCGCGCGGGCCGACGTCTGGGTCATGGCCACCGCCATCGCCGCCTTCGCCGGCCACCTCTTCCCGGTGTGGCTCGGGTTCCAGGGCGGCAAGGGCGTGGCCACCGGCCTGGGCGTGTTCGCGGTGCTGGCCCCCTGGGCGGCCGCCGCCGGCTTCGCCGCCTGGATCCTGGTCTACGCCACCATCCGCATCTCCTCGGTGGGCTCGCTGCTCGGCACGCTGGTCTGCGCCGCCGGCGTGTTCGCGCTGCGCGGGCCGCTGAGCCCCATCACCTGGGCCGGCGTGGCGGTGGCGGCCATGATCTGGTGGCGCCACCGCGAGAACATCGGCCGGCTGCTGCGCGGTGAGGAGAAGCCCAAGCCGAAGAAGGTGAAGGCGCCCTGA